AAAAACCAGAATTACTTTGCTAGGTTCGGCTTGTAGTATATTTCTGAAGAAAGCCGaacctttcatgattcatgaacacaagaattattatatcattccaaatagacttttcaaattcatagaaattgtgattacatccctgctacatagtaggcttgcaattaatttctaatatcctaaacgggtaatgagaaaccttctaagaatgtggtagtgatctttgtatttgaaattctttcccttCCATCGTCGTCATTTCTCTAGAGCTCgaacttcaatctcagagtttgtttcacctttgagtcgatatcgactcacaatccgaactaaagctatgaagtctgtgacttttttcttaatacttataattcggcaaaacaaggacgcactatcccggttgtgaggattacctgtttccgtgctgaaggcttcatgaattctaaccaaatagtacatactcatcataccatttactcgtcgttcttcacccttctttggatagtatatATGTTacataattagtgcaaagagataaatcttcttctagagtaaacttaggagttgggggtgccatttgttgagcatatgtggttaagaatatgaaaaaacatgtaggtatatatagaatatagttttacaacggctatatctttcaaaaaaagagtcgttcctagattttcatgaaaaaaaagtaaaggttcggcttatagaaattttagaacataagccgaacctatataagtaacgactattttttatctaattttgaaaaaatttacggattcggctcaccatattggtgagatttaagccgaactatatactggattacaccaataataatttttaaggctcggcttataactcaaattatagaaaaatccgaacctgaaggacaaatgattaaaaggaagttggaaacataaaagggcatttaaccacgacccctcttctaagcacatgcaaaaattctgaaattcaaacaacatttattcggcacaaaactaatactaccatacaagccgatcctacgcacatgcaaaatttctgaaattcacaaaacatattcggcacaaaactaacaccatcgaataagccgatcctaaatataagtctctgtgtcactaagttcggctcaaaacggatttcagatatacgccgagccgttcatatgcactttcagggttcagtttcaagaacagctcgacgcacatctaagatttgttttgcgccgaaccataccctgtaaccgccgcagaaacatgattttgacgaattaaatcgaccaaaccaatctaaaacatcaaatacgagatgggtttgtagaactaaccttcttattctcatttccggagttggttcttcttcaatctcttcttccggttgattttgtggttgattttgagtttgttcttcactctctaaatcttcttcttcttcaatgggttgttgagtcgatcgatttgaacgagatactggcttacgacgacccattatatagatgagtttaatcgtcgactaaattttcacgaatcgacgattaaatttccgcgatgaaaaaaaagaaagggaagggtgaatgagttcggctgtggagaggaagaagaagaaggtgaatgaaactgattttaggtgtagttgattataggttttgtattagggttagggatagattagtagtaatttaaaggatttaagggcatataagtaattgaaccaccccatagggtaccccttataaggtcacccaagttaggactagtgctttgtatgcctaagaagattttggtatgcccagaATCAGGGTTCTTAAAAGCAGCCTTGAAGGAGGCCATGCGCCTGGCAgaatattttgagaatgataatcATGGGCGCAGAGGCTGGGCTCGTGCACAATCTTTACAGTTTGGCAAGAACAATGAAATATAATCCTATCTTGGTTAGGAACTTAGGATGGACCGGAAGACAGGAGAGAGAATCCTGTACTGTATATGGATTGCCTCTTTAATCAGGACAAATGATGCTTAAATTTGGCGATGACACTCCAGATCTGTTTTTGGCCGTCAATGTATTCATTTGCTAGATTATTTGGGGCACAGTACATATAATTCAGGCATGCGAAATAAATGACCACTCATCGATGATACTGGGTCTATCCATTAGTAATAGTAGAGAACAATGTGCAGAAATAATTCTAAACAACACCAGCGCTGAGCAAATAGAACTCAAAAATGTGCACATGGCAATGTAATTATGAAGCGATTTTGTGGGTACATGGAAGACCACTCCAGAGAATTGATGCAAAACCCAATATCTACTTCAGACTCTTGTTGATTGTCAGGGATGTTATCTTGACATATCTGCAAACCCTCACTCGAGCATATGCAGCAACTAATCCCTATGTCCTACCTACCTCAGTAGAACATAATAGCACAATCAACTTCAGATATGTCAAAGTTTCCCTTTTCAGTGGGTTGGAAACTCCCGTCTCCTAGTTTAGGAATCTAAATCTTAATCCGACTCTGATTCTGAATCTGCTTCTGGATCCAACTCAATAGGCCTAATTCTGTTTGTATTGGCTTCTAAAGGAGGAAGTCCATCCTCGTCTTCGCTGGAGTTCAGTTCCTCAGCAGCTTGGGAATTGGATACTTGTGGATGGGCATTTGATTCTTCTGTACCTGTTACTTTGAAGATCTCTGGCCTGCATTGGGAGACCAAGACAAACCATAAGGTAAAATTTATCTGAATCTAATGAACACTAATAAAACAACCGCACCAAGATAATTAAGCATGTGATACTTCAAAATGATTGCTCGGATAAGGTAAAACTTGTGTTTGAACGAAAAAAATCAGTGTCAGTATTGCTAATGTCTGATgcagataaaacaaattaatacaAGGACAGTACGcgtgtgtgtgagagagagacTATTACATAAAACAAACAGCACAAAATGACCCTAAGAATTGAACCATTTGACCAGATAGAATTTTCTTTTGTACCATCAAGCCAACTTGCATTCCTGAATCCTAACAACATCGTTGATGCATTCTGGAATCCTAACAACACCGTTGCCAGCAAGATCAGTGGTAGAGCATAAATTCATGGATTTGAGCACCTTATACAATGCTTAACCACATTGGTGCATGAGCGGACTGAATAGTTTTCCTAACAACACTGAAGATTGACTATATAATGACAAAAACCAGGTGCCTACGAAAAACAACCACATCGAAACCAAAAGCCACAGTTCTTGCAGTGAGCAAGTATCATTTCATTGATCTCTATAAGCGCCTACTGTTATTTTACTTAGTCAAGCCCGACAATGTAATATCCCTAGTATGTAGTATCCTAGTTTGCTTACCCTGGTTGCAGTGAGCAAGTATCATTTCTTTTCAACTTTTAGTATATTGTTCCGTATATAACTAGCATAGACTACAGTCCTACTTTCAATCAAAAATTTAAAGTCTAAGCCATACTTGCAATCACTAATATAAATACATTTAACTAGTTGACTAGGAGGATATCGATGGATAAAGAGAGCTAACCAATCTGGAGATTTCTGTAGTAGACGAACTTGTTCATAGAATAGAACTTGTGTAACAATACAAGCCACCTTACTACCGGCTTCAATCGCTTCGTCTATCCGTCCTGCGTCAACCACAACAAAGcttcctacaaaaaaaaaaaaaaaaaaggaacaacaaaagctAACTCATATCTATTTCAGCTCTGATTTGTTGTGTAATACGTTTTGTATCTCAAAATTACAATTCAATTCAGTAGACAGTCCAATCCAACCTACCTCGCTTAATCCACATACTCTTCTGAAATTTGGCAGGAAAGAGTGCAAGCAGTTTCTTACCATTTGCATCTAATACCTAATTATAATTACAGATAGACAATTCAGTTCAATTCAATTCATCATATCATATCATATAAGTGAAAATCGGAAATTAATGAATGAATGGATACCTCAATGGAGTTAGATCCTCGTAGAGATACGACTTGCATAACACATTGATCTTTTTGTAAGGTCAGCCCTTGTTCTTCAGCTGCTCTCTTCAAgttctttcttcctcctttcattGCACTTCCAATTGATTAAATTTCTTCAGCCGTGGCGGTGCTGAAGAAAGTAGTGGTGGTGGTATTTTCTTAGTTCCTCTCTGATAAATGAAACTCTCACGCTCACTGTCTCACTCAAGGAACAAAAAAGCAGCAACGATTAGGGGTTTATCGATGGAGGAGAAGATAGAAGAGAAGGcgtaaattttatttttggaatcaccaTT
This is a stretch of genomic DNA from Papaver somniferum cultivar HN1 chromosome 1, ASM357369v1, whole genome shotgun sequence. It encodes these proteins:
- the LOC113328079 gene encoding probable RNA-binding protein EIF1AD; the encoded protein is MKGGRKNLKRAAEEQGLTLQKDQCVMQVVSLRGSNSIEVLDANGKKLLALFPAKFQKSMWIKRGSFVVVDAGRIDEAIEAGSKVACIVTQVLFYEQVRLLQKSPDWPEIFKVTGTEESNAHPQVSNSQAAEELNSSEDEDGLPPLEANTNRIRPIELDPEADSESESD